One window from the genome of Nicotiana sylvestris chromosome 9, ASM39365v2, whole genome shotgun sequence encodes:
- the LOC104218923 gene encoding auxin-responsive protein IAA12-like isoform X1 — MEATLGLMDLAGDHGGGGTDGSISTVSKEDNMVLLSSEASSSSYPDESELELGLGLSLGSKSNKTGASRAKFLTAKDFPSLGSNSFSSSSSSSATKINNNNASCGTKRAADSISPPRSTVSQVVGWPPVRTYRMNTLVNQTKSPPTEEFCGAIEKCKSKNIITNASSSKSNSFAKEKGLIKTSMFVKVNMDGVAIGRKVDLNAHSSYENLEQTLDRMFLKPNTAVCARSSNAQELSVMSETSSSRLLDGSSEFVLTYEDKEGDWMLVGDVPWEMFISSVRRLRIMRTSDANGLGTSPSFMERNGRQRTKPI, encoded by the exons ATGGAAGCTACTCTTGGTCTAATGGATTTAGCTGGTGATCATGGTGGAGGAGGAACTGATGGGTCAATTTCAACAGTGTCAAAGGAAGATAATATGGTGTTGTTATCATCTGaggcttcttcttcatcataccCTGATGAGTCTGAGCTTGAATTGGGTCTTGGACTAAGTCTTGGTTCTAAGTCCAATAAAACTGGAGCTTCAAGGGCTAAATTCTTGACGGCTAAAGATTTCCCTTCTTTGGGTTCCAATTCATTTtcttcatcttcctcttcttcagctactaaaattaataataataatgctTCCTGTGGCACCAAGAGAGCTGCTGATTCTATTTCACCTCCCCGTTCTACTGTCAG TCAGGTTGTTGGATGGCCTCCTGTAAGAACTTATAGGATGAATACCCTAGTTAACCAGACAAAATCACCACCCACAGAAGAATTTTGCGGGGCAATTGAGAAATGCAAAAGCAAAAATATCATCACTAATGCGAGTAGCAGCAAGAGCAACAGTTTTGCCAAGGAGAAAGGGCTCATCAAGACTTCCATGTTTGTGAAGGTCAATATGGATGGAGTTGCAATTGGAAGGAAGGTAGATCTGAATGCTCATAGTAGCTATGAGAACTTGGAACAGACTTTAGATAGGATGTTCTTAAAACCCAACACTGCGGTTTGTGCAAGAT CGTCAAATGCACAAGAGCTAAGTGTCATGTCAGAAACGTCATCTTCAAGATTATTAGATGGATCATCAGAATTTGTGCTGACTTATGAAGACAAAGAAGGAGACTGGATGcttgttggagatgttccatgggA AATGTTTATTAGCTCCGTCAGGAGACTACGAATCATGAGGACATCTGACGCCAATGGACTTGGTACAT CTCCAAGTTTCATGGAAAGAAATGGAAGACAGAGGACTAAGCCTATATAG
- the LOC104218923 gene encoding auxin-responsive protein IAA12-like isoform X2 has translation MEATLGLMDLAGDHGGGGTDGSISTVSKEDNMVLLSSEASSSSYPDESELELGLGLSLGSKSNKTGASRAKFLTAKDFPSLGSNSFSSSSSSSATKINNNNASCGTKRAADSISPPRSTVSQVVGWPPVRTYRMNTLVNQTKSPPTEEFCGAIEKCKSKNIITNASSSKSNSFAKEKGLIKTSMFVKVNMDGVAIGRKVDLNAHSSYENLEQTLDRMFLKPNTAVCARSSNAQELSVMSETSSSRLLDGSSEFVLTYEDKEGDWMLVGDVPWEMFISSVRRLRIMRTSDANGLAPSFMERNGRQRTKPI, from the exons ATGGAAGCTACTCTTGGTCTAATGGATTTAGCTGGTGATCATGGTGGAGGAGGAACTGATGGGTCAATTTCAACAGTGTCAAAGGAAGATAATATGGTGTTGTTATCATCTGaggcttcttcttcatcataccCTGATGAGTCTGAGCTTGAATTGGGTCTTGGACTAAGTCTTGGTTCTAAGTCCAATAAAACTGGAGCTTCAAGGGCTAAATTCTTGACGGCTAAAGATTTCCCTTCTTTGGGTTCCAATTCATTTtcttcatcttcctcttcttcagctactaaaattaataataataatgctTCCTGTGGCACCAAGAGAGCTGCTGATTCTATTTCACCTCCCCGTTCTACTGTCAG TCAGGTTGTTGGATGGCCTCCTGTAAGAACTTATAGGATGAATACCCTAGTTAACCAGACAAAATCACCACCCACAGAAGAATTTTGCGGGGCAATTGAGAAATGCAAAAGCAAAAATATCATCACTAATGCGAGTAGCAGCAAGAGCAACAGTTTTGCCAAGGAGAAAGGGCTCATCAAGACTTCCATGTTTGTGAAGGTCAATATGGATGGAGTTGCAATTGGAAGGAAGGTAGATCTGAATGCTCATAGTAGCTATGAGAACTTGGAACAGACTTTAGATAGGATGTTCTTAAAACCCAACACTGCGGTTTGTGCAAGAT CGTCAAATGCACAAGAGCTAAGTGTCATGTCAGAAACGTCATCTTCAAGATTATTAGATGGATCATCAGAATTTGTGCTGACTTATGAAGACAAAGAAGGAGACTGGATGcttgttggagatgttccatgggA AATGTTTATTAGCTCCGTCAGGAGACTACGAATCATGAGGACATCTGACGCCAATGGACTTG CTCCAAGTTTCATGGAAAGAAATGGAAGACAGAGGACTAAGCCTATATAG
- the LOC104218923 gene encoding auxin-responsive protein IAA11-like isoform X3: MEATLGLMDLAGDHGGGGTDGSISTVSKEDNMVLLSSEASSSSYPDESELELGLGLSLGSKSNKTGASRAKFLTAKDFPSLGSNSFSSSSSSSATKINNNNASCGTKRAADSISPPRSTVSQVVGWPPVRTYRMNTLVNQTKSPPTEEFCGAIEKCKSKNIITNASSSKSNSFAKEKGLIKTSMFVKVNMDGVAIGRKVDLNAHSSYENLEQTLDRMFLKPNTAVCARSSNAQELSVMSETSSSRLLDGSSEFVLTYEDKEGDWMLVGDVPWDSKFHGKKWKTED; this comes from the exons ATGGAAGCTACTCTTGGTCTAATGGATTTAGCTGGTGATCATGGTGGAGGAGGAACTGATGGGTCAATTTCAACAGTGTCAAAGGAAGATAATATGGTGTTGTTATCATCTGaggcttcttcttcatcataccCTGATGAGTCTGAGCTTGAATTGGGTCTTGGACTAAGTCTTGGTTCTAAGTCCAATAAAACTGGAGCTTCAAGGGCTAAATTCTTGACGGCTAAAGATTTCCCTTCTTTGGGTTCCAATTCATTTtcttcatcttcctcttcttcagctactaaaattaataataataatgctTCCTGTGGCACCAAGAGAGCTGCTGATTCTATTTCACCTCCCCGTTCTACTGTCAG TCAGGTTGTTGGATGGCCTCCTGTAAGAACTTATAGGATGAATACCCTAGTTAACCAGACAAAATCACCACCCACAGAAGAATTTTGCGGGGCAATTGAGAAATGCAAAAGCAAAAATATCATCACTAATGCGAGTAGCAGCAAGAGCAACAGTTTTGCCAAGGAGAAAGGGCTCATCAAGACTTCCATGTTTGTGAAGGTCAATATGGATGGAGTTGCAATTGGAAGGAAGGTAGATCTGAATGCTCATAGTAGCTATGAGAACTTGGAACAGACTTTAGATAGGATGTTCTTAAAACCCAACACTGCGGTTTGTGCAAGAT CGTCAAATGCACAAGAGCTAAGTGTCATGTCAGAAACGTCATCTTCAAGATTATTAGATGGATCATCAGAATTTGTGCTGACTTATGAAGACAAAGAAGGAGACTGGATGcttgttggagatgttccatgggA CTCCAAGTTTCATGGAAAGAAATGGAAGACAGAGGACTAA